In Streptantibioticus cattleyicolor NRRL 8057 = DSM 46488, a genomic segment contains:
- a CDS encoding DUF6126 family protein, which produces MTGAAPRGALPAPEDEKVTEKAKERGVLLRVFVYVFATHLFAGFVWLLFHLGGHRM; this is translated from the coding sequence ATGACCGGCGCCGCCCCTCGAGGGGCGCTTCCGGCGCCCGAGGACGAGAAGGTCACCGAGAAGGCCAAGGAGCGCGGGGTCCTCCTGCGGGTCTTCGTCTACGTCTTCGCCACCCATCTGTTCGCCGGGTTCGTCTGGCTCCTGTTCCACCTGGGCGGCCACCGCATGTGA
- a CDS encoding DUF892 family protein, with protein sequence MRAATVREVFLAQLRDVHALERLVDSGLGALVSATAVPELRGPLQAHRAVTREHLAALEARLAAHGAAPSAARDTGLALAALGESLLARVRGGHPAGNARDAYVLAHLAVPGYELLGALAGRAGDEETARLARRYAADERSAAAVLDGLWDRLLELSLGRATAPSVPPAGVPHTLGDQAGDG encoded by the coding sequence ATGAGGGCGGCCACCGTACGCGAGGTGTTCCTCGCCCAGCTACGCGACGTCCACGCGCTGGAACGCCTGGTCGACTCCGGGCTGGGCGCGCTGGTCTCCGCCACCGCGGTACCGGAGTTGCGCGGGCCGCTCCAGGCCCATCGCGCGGTGACCCGCGAACACCTGGCCGCCCTGGAGGCGCGGCTGGCCGCCCACGGCGCCGCCCCCTCGGCCGCCCGGGACACCGGGCTCGCGCTGGCCGCGCTCGGCGAGTCGCTGCTGGCCCGGGTACGCGGCGGCCACCCGGCCGGCAACGCCCGGGACGCCTACGTCCTGGCGCATCTGGCGGTGCCGGGGTACGAGTTGCTGGGCGCCCTGGCCGGGCGGGCCGGGGACGAGGAGACCGCGCGGCTGGCGCGGCGGTACGCGGCCGACGAGCGGTCGGCCGCCGCCGTGCTGGACGGGCTGTGGGACCGGCTGCTGGAGCTCTCCCTCGGCCGGGCGACCGCCCCGTCGGTGCCGCCGGCCGGCGTTCCGCACACCTTGGGGGACCAGGCCGGCGACGGCTGA
- a CDS encoding hydrogenase maturation protease, protein MSEPTVTAGQVRYRRGGRVRPRTGGRPGTHGYVPARTARTGTAAGAGPVRILVAGVGELLVADDSFGPEVVEAMRGRPVPAGVHVVDFGTHATDLADRLLDGYHAAVLVDAAPRGGRPGTLYLLEPAPAPDPSGASGTARALAVARRIARDEGAPLPRTLLLGCEPLVRAADGGPGAVAQLSAPVRAAVAGAVTVLESLTGELLRDPLAPLAARR, encoded by the coding sequence GTGAGCGAGCCAACGGTGACGGCCGGCCAGGTCCGCTACCGCCGGGGAGGCCGGGTACGGCCTCGTACCGGAGGGCGGCCCGGCACCCACGGGTACGTCCCGGCGCGCACGGCACGTACCGGTACGGCGGCCGGGGCGGGGCCGGTGCGGATCCTGGTCGCCGGGGTCGGCGAACTGCTGGTGGCCGACGACTCCTTCGGCCCGGAGGTGGTCGAGGCGATGCGGGGCAGGCCGGTGCCGGCCGGGGTGCACGTGGTCGACTTCGGCACCCACGCCACGGACCTGGCCGACCGGCTGCTGGACGGCTACCACGCGGCCGTGCTGGTGGACGCGGCGCCGCGCGGCGGCCGGCCCGGCACCCTCTACCTCCTCGAACCGGCCCCGGCCCCCGACCCGTCCGGCGCCTCCGGAACCGCGCGGGCGCTCGCGGTAGCCCGCCGGATCGCCCGGGACGAGGGGGCGCCGCTCCCCCGGACGCTGCTGCTGGGGTGCGAGCCGCTGGTCCGGGCGGCGGACGGCGGGCCGGGCGCGGTCGCACAGCTGAGCGCGCCGGTGCGGGCGGCGGTGGCCGGGGCGGTGACGGTACTGGAGTCGCTCACCGGTGAGCTGCTGCGGGATCCGCTGGCTCCGCTGGCGGCGCGGCGATGA
- the hypF gene encoding carbamoyltransferase HypF, giving the protein MARRTQGTLTAPGDQGAVRHRVVVRGIVQGVGFRPFVHGLAGELGLAGYVINNAGGVVAEVEGDPGRVHVFCRRISADAPPRAVIHSVSHMRVPPLGGTDFTIRPSEKGPGRTLVPADTAPCPACLAELTAPGDRRYRHPFIACAHCGPRFTIVTALPYDRAATTMAPFPMCGRCAAEYADPADRRFHAQPVACPDCGPALHLTAPRRPAPLHGDQALAEARRLLTAGAVLAVKGLGGYQLVCDATDEGAVAALRSRKGHGTRPFAVMAADLETAAALAPAGEEERALLCDPRHPVVLLRRAAVPGPGAGQRPTPADAVCPGGPDIGVTLPHTPLHHLLFGLPGDPPGPRLLVVTGGNRPGEPPVTDDTEARDRLDGIADAWLWHDRGIRVPCDDSVVRVRPDGEPQPLRRSRGYVPEPVELPYAVPPSLAVGGADDTTFCLAQGRTAWLSPHLGDLARPAAAAAFARTLDHLAALTGVRPRILAADRDPGDLAARWAREHAEGRPLHLVQHHHAHVAAAMADAGLDGTAPVIGVVLDGGGHGDDGALWGGEVLLADYDGYRRAAHLAYLPLPAAARGNSPAPYRTALAHLRAAGLTWEPWLPRAADQPADEPDAADTGEVSTSSMGLLFDAVAALLGLRPDDGHPAAVLEACALPAMADEGDHAYAFGHRADGVLDPAPVLRSLVADLRTGTPAATVAARFHHAVAHAVRTACRRVREADGVTTVVLTGDLFADALLEEGCHRALRADGFTVLRHRQVPCGDGGLALGRLMVATRLRARPAGATGTGTGARGGTSRGRSPG; this is encoded by the coding sequence GTGGCCCGCCGGACGCAGGGGACGCTAACCGCCCCCGGGGACCAGGGGGCCGTTCGGCACCGGGTCGTGGTGCGGGGGATCGTGCAGGGGGTGGGGTTCCGCCCGTTCGTGCACGGGCTCGCCGGTGAGCTGGGGCTGGCCGGGTACGTCATCAACAACGCCGGCGGGGTCGTCGCCGAGGTGGAGGGCGACCCCGGACGGGTGCACGTGTTCTGCCGCCGCATCAGCGCCGACGCCCCGCCCCGCGCCGTCATCCACTCCGTCTCCCACATGCGGGTCCCCCCGCTCGGCGGCACCGACTTCACCATCCGCCCCTCCGAGAAGGGCCCCGGACGCACCCTCGTCCCCGCCGACACCGCGCCGTGCCCCGCCTGCCTGGCCGAGCTGACCGCCCCCGGCGACCGGCGCTACCGCCACCCCTTCATCGCCTGCGCGCACTGCGGCCCGCGGTTCACCATCGTCACCGCGCTGCCCTACGACCGCGCCGCCACCACGATGGCGCCGTTCCCGATGTGCGGGCGGTGCGCCGCCGAGTACGCCGACCCCGCGGACCGGCGGTTCCACGCCCAGCCGGTGGCCTGCCCCGACTGCGGACCCGCGCTCCACCTCACCGCGCCGCGCCGTCCGGCACCGCTCCACGGCGACCAGGCGCTCGCCGAGGCCCGCCGGCTGCTGACCGCCGGGGCGGTCCTCGCGGTCAAGGGCCTCGGCGGCTACCAGCTGGTCTGCGACGCCACCGACGAGGGCGCCGTGGCCGCCCTGCGGAGCAGGAAGGGGCACGGCACCCGGCCGTTCGCCGTGATGGCCGCCGACCTGGAGACCGCCGCCGCCCTCGCCCCGGCCGGGGAGGAGGAACGCGCCCTGCTCTGCGACCCCCGCCACCCCGTCGTGCTGCTGCGCCGCGCCGCCGTCCCCGGCCCCGGAGCCGGCCAACGCCCCACCCCGGCCGACGCCGTCTGCCCCGGCGGCCCCGACATCGGCGTCACGCTGCCCCACACCCCGCTGCACCACCTGCTCTTCGGGCTCCCCGGTGACCCGCCCGGCCCCCGGCTGCTGGTGGTCACCGGCGGCAACCGGCCCGGCGAACCACCCGTCACCGACGACACCGAGGCCCGCGACCGGCTCGACGGCATCGCCGACGCCTGGCTGTGGCACGACCGCGGCATCCGGGTGCCCTGCGACGACTCGGTGGTACGCGTACGCCCGGACGGCGAGCCGCAGCCGCTGCGCCGGTCGCGCGGTTACGTGCCCGAGCCGGTCGAGCTGCCCTACGCGGTGCCGCCCTCGCTGGCCGTCGGCGGGGCGGACGACACCACGTTCTGCCTCGCCCAGGGGCGTACCGCCTGGCTCTCCCCGCACCTCGGCGACCTGGCGCGGCCGGCCGCCGCCGCCGCGTTCGCCCGCACGCTGGACCACCTGGCCGCGCTGACCGGGGTACGGCCGCGGATCCTCGCCGCCGACCGGGACCCCGGCGACCTGGCGGCGCGCTGGGCCCGGGAGCACGCCGAGGGGCGCCCGCTCCACCTCGTCCAGCACCACCACGCGCACGTGGCCGCCGCCATGGCCGACGCGGGCCTCGACGGCACGGCGCCGGTGATCGGTGTCGTCCTCGACGGCGGCGGCCACGGCGACGACGGCGCGCTGTGGGGCGGCGAGGTGCTGCTCGCGGACTACGACGGGTACCGGCGGGCGGCCCACCTGGCCTACCTGCCGCTGCCGGCCGCCGCGCGCGGGAACAGCCCGGCCCCGTACCGGACGGCCCTCGCCCATCTGCGGGCGGCCGGCCTGACCTGGGAACCCTGGCTGCCGCGCGCGGCGGACCAGCCGGCGGACGAACCGGACGCGGCGGACACCGGCGAGGTCTCCACCTCCAGCATGGGACTGCTCTTCGACGCGGTCGCCGCCCTCCTCGGGCTCCGCCCCGACGACGGCCACCCGGCCGCCGTGCTGGAGGCGTGCGCGCTGCCCGCCATGGCCGACGAGGGCGACCACGCCTACGCCTTCGGGCACCGCGCGGACGGCGTGCTCGACCCGGCGCCGGTGCTGCGTTCCCTCGTCGCCGACCTGCGCACCGGCACCCCCGCCGCCACCGTCGCCGCCCGCTTCCACCACGCGGTGGCCCACGCGGTGCGCACCGCCTGCCGGCGGGTACGGGAGGCCGACGGGGTGACCACGGTCGTCCTCACCGGCGACCTGTTCGCCGACGCCCTGCTGGAGGAGGGGTGCCACCGGGCGCTGCGCGCCGACGGGTTCACCGTGCTGCGCCACCGCCAGGTGCCGTGCGGCGACGGCGGACTCGCCCTGGGCCGGCTGATGGTGGCCACCCGGCTGCGCGCCCGCCCGGCCGGTGCCACCGGGACGGGCACCGGCGCGCGGGGCGGTACCTCCCGCGGCCGGTCGCCCGGGTGA
- a CDS encoding DNA polymerase ligase N-terminal domain-containing protein, producing the protein MSPRSGRPELAEYRRKRDFAATAEPAGGEDAGTPGGDGRFVVQLHDASTRHFDFRLESRGVLKSWAVPKGPSSDPRDKRLAVPTEDHPLECRDVEGVIGEGYGAGTVLVWNTGTYRNLSRRHGEPVPFADALDAGHVSFWLDGGKLRGGYALTRLRDGAWLLVKERDRYAHGGGSPSPERVRSARTHRTLRQIAREEGG; encoded by the coding sequence GTGTCGCCCAGGTCAGGCCGCCCTGAACTGGCCGAATACCGCCGTAAGCGCGACTTCGCCGCCACCGCGGAACCCGCGGGCGGCGAGGACGCGGGCACGCCGGGCGGCGACGGCCGGTTCGTGGTGCAGCTCCACGACGCGAGCACCCGACACTTCGACTTCCGGCTGGAGTCGCGCGGCGTGCTGAAGTCGTGGGCGGTGCCCAAGGGACCCTCCAGCGACCCGCGTGACAAGCGGCTGGCGGTGCCCACCGAGGACCATCCGCTGGAGTGCCGCGACGTCGAGGGCGTGATCGGCGAGGGCTACGGCGCCGGCACCGTGCTGGTGTGGAACACCGGCACCTACCGCAACCTCAGCCGGCGCCACGGTGAGCCGGTGCCGTTCGCCGACGCGCTCGACGCCGGCCACGTCTCGTTCTGGCTGGACGGCGGGAAGCTGCGCGGCGGCTACGCGCTGACCAGGCTGCGCGACGGGGCCTGGCTGCTGGTGAAGGAACGCGACCGGTACGCGCACGGTGGCGGGTCCCCGAGTCCGGAGCGGGTGCGTTCGGCGCGGACGCACCGCACGCTGCGGCAGATCGCGCGGGAGGAGGGCGGCTGA